A stretch of DNA from Malus sylvestris chromosome 9, drMalSylv7.2, whole genome shotgun sequence:
cagaagttagaaagagagagagaaaaaggaatATTCCCAGAACAAGTACGAAAGGGAAGAAAAAACAAGGGGTAAACGAGAGGGAAAAGGTGAATAGGAAAATCTGTAGATGGCTAAGAACCGGTGGGGAGTTTTCAAGTCGGCAATGGTAGGTGGGAGTCTGCCCAGAGAATAAAGAGGAAGCCATAAGAAATAGGAATTGAGAAGGATTTCACTTAAATTTTGAGAAGGGCGGGAATATTAGTAAGTTTCAtagatttcaaattttgggaaatttgtaatcccgctttctgaattttttttaataatgtgtgtAATTCTACCACACTTAATGATCGTGGTAGATAAAAAGAATCCAGAGTGGTTACGAACTATATACCACGTTGAAGGTCCGTGGTGGTTTAATATTTTTACAACGTGTTGACTAAGTTCGTGGTATTATAGTATTTTATCATAACGGGTCATTATTTGCTCGTTGTAAAATATTATTATCCACGACGTGCTCACTAAGCCCGTGATAAATATTCACTTTTTATCACGAGCACATAAAGTCCGTGGTAGAATTGTCGTGGTAGATGAGCTGCTGTGTTCTAGTGACGTGACGATTTAGTAATTGACTTCCATGCTAGTCACAATATTCATGGCCGTTTCGGTGTGATATGTGATCCGTTGAATAAATGCACAATAGAAACTATAAATCTTATCCCAAAAAAGTTgtagttaattttgttttactttCCTTTGTTAATTGTTCTTCTAGTTAGTGTGTAAATGGTGGTATAATTCAAACTTTGTCAAACActtgtaaaataaataatattaacgTGGAAGTGGAACACAAGTTAATAGTAGAAGGGatcatatgtattcaaatatcGAAGGACAACATTTGTTTCAAAGTAAGCTTATTTAAATGACACTTGTAGCTACTTAATACTAtgatctagtggtatttctctttacttgtaagtgagaggtcttaggttcaattctcgctaaaaactaaattgaaccacattattgttaacccATGGAGAGACTAAGCTCatccccctcccccttagttaCATTAAGTCGTTACATTAAATGGTTATCTTATCGTGTTCGGCTATTTTTTCTTTACCAGTAATTGGATGTGTTAATGAAAAAGAATTTGTCCCATTTTTTTAAGGATGACTTATGCATGATGGCAAAATATAGATAATTTGAATTATTAAAAGAAGTTACGTAGAACCCTACGAAGTGTTCCTCGAATTAGTTTATTTGAAGGACTCtccaagaaaagaaagagatggtATAGATATGAAATTGTTAATTTGGTACAAAGAAGTTCAGTttggaaaaaaatttcattatgacCAGAACATAGTTGGTACAtcacgtatttttatataagtggtgagaaattttattttttaagttattaactttttaacacacatatcctacCAATTTATATAGTAACACGTAATGTACCGCTCTGTGTtccggtcacattgaaaaatctcaatTCAGTTTGAATGTTGAGAGACTTAAGAGTACATTGAGAAAATAAAGGACCTTGCATGTACTTATAATAAGTAATCATACTGCTTCTTGTATTTCCAATTTATTTATGATCGAACTTCAACTTCTTCGGATACCATAAAATAAATCACTATTTTATTAACTTCTTGactttgagaatatatatgcaAGTCGTCGTTGGTTGGTATGAGTAGTACGTAGTTTTGGATCAAAAGGGAAATTAAGGGTGTATGCCTTGTGCTGTGCTTGCAACCCCTTGTTCCCATCAATGTTATCTTATCAGGTGACTAACAAATCAACGTGTTTGTATTATTTGGATGAATGAAAATCCAAAATCAAGCCAGAAGCGAACACTGCTGCATGTCTGCCACGTAGCTAATCAAGATTTTCCATGCCACCTATGGGCAGAAAGTTCTCACGAGACAATAGTATCACAAACATGATTTTCAAACCCTATCGTCTTGGCTGATTAGGTTTTGACACGCAAATATCAATTGTAGGCAGAAGATTAAGGAaaccaaatttaattaaatagaacttgtgaaatAGAACTGCATAATATATAGATGTATATGAATATATTGATTGATAATTCTTCTCCAAAGCATTTCAATATCAAATAGATACATGAAATTAACAACGTCATCAACTCATCAGCTAATTATAAATACACTCGGCCTCCGacttcagaaaagaaaaaacatctccaacaaagaaattaacaacaattgataattgaaaaaaataaacagaaaataatGACAACAATTAATAATGTACGGCTCAATCCCGTATGCATACGCGTACGTACGTACGGCTGGTGAAGCATGCAATATATACAGTTGGCCTGGGAATGGAATGGACAGATACGATGgccatccatccatccatcttTTATTAAGTTGGATCTCGTCCGTCCGTCCGTCCTTCACATCACACGATGATGATCAACTAGCTTCCAAATCATGGCAGTCAGAGAGTTACCAAAGTCCTTTACATCAAGAGGTCATTAACCCAGCCAAGATCCGGGTCCGAGTCAGCGGCTGAGGTAAACCCTCCTCCGTTAATGATCTCCTTATTTTTTATGGGCATATTGGTATCACGATCAAAACCCAACAAGCTTCCATTTCTTGATGACCAATTTTCATCCCCGTCAAAAAAATTGATCCCGCGTCCTTTTCCGCCTCCAAATGGTTGGCTTGGGCTCGGAGTGGACGGTGAAAGAATAAactgttgttgctgctgctgcagaTCGTCATCAGCAGCAGCATAATTCATATTCACATCAAATGAAATGTCGACCCACCTCTTCTGAGAAGCGGCAGCGGCAGCGGCGGCTTCATGGAATTTCATGGCCTCCAAGGAGCTCATGAGCTCAGCAACCACTTCGTTGTAGCTCATCAACCCACCTGTGCTTGCATGCACCTGATCCAAACACCCCAACCCTAACCCACCACAGGGAGACATAACTGGCGAATTATGAAACTCGTCCACCGACGAGCAGTGTTTAGCTGCTGGCGACACAGGCGGCGACAAATGATGAGACATACCGCCCAACAGAGTCGAAGTTGGAGACGACGTCGCCGCCGCTGAATGACAGAACAAACAGCAGTACTGTTTATTGTTGTTCGAACAGGAACGGGGCGACCCCACCGATGAGTTGTTCAGGTGGTACTTCTTGGAACCAGCCATGGGGGAAAGCACCTGATCCGCCGGCAAAACCCTAAGCTGACGTGGCGTGTGCGCAAAGAAGCACACCTTCCTCTTGCAGTTCTTCCCGTCTTTGCAAGCCTCAGTTCTATACCTCGCCGGGTGCAGCCAGCACTCAAAGACTCCGTGCGAAAACTCACAGCTGTCGCCGCGGCTGCATGATCCACGCCGATAGTCCGCGCACACGGTGCCTGAGTAGTGATGGCGGCGCGGGTCCCGCCGGCGAGCCTTCTCTCCGGGGTGGGCGAAAGGGCAGTCAGTCCAGTCGTGGCTGCGGCTGCGGGTGCACCGGCGGACCTTGAACTCAAACATGCGGAAGTGGTCGGAGGAGTAGGGATCGACCTCGTCGTCATCAGAGTCATCAGAGCCGGTGTTGCAGGGGAGGAATTTGCGGACGAGGGCCTCGTCAGCGGAGGAGAAGCGCGGGGATCCGCGGTCAGCTGCGGCGTACATGTCAGAAGAGGGAAATTCTTGGGGGCTGCGGCGGGTGAGGAGCTTCCTCGGTGGGAAGTCAGTGTTGCTGTCCCTGAGGAGGGTTTTCTTGAATGATTGGAGCTGGTGGGAGGGGTGGAAATTGTGCTGCTCGTCGCAAACACTACTCATCTCTGATTGATATGATGGATGCAAGCCCTAACTAATTAACAATGGTAACAATATTAACGTGTGTATAAACCAAATTGATTCACTAGCTATAGAGagagtgg
This window harbors:
- the LOC126583188 gene encoding zinc finger CCCH domain-containing protein 2-like translates to MSSVCDEQHNFHPSHQLQSFKKTLLRDSNTDFPPRKLLTRRSPQEFPSSDMYAAADRGSPRFSSADEALVRKFLPCNTGSDDSDDDEVDPYSSDHFRMFEFKVRRCTRSRSHDWTDCPFAHPGEKARRRDPRRHHYSGTVCADYRRGSCSRGDSCEFSHGVFECWLHPARYRTEACKDGKNCKRKVCFFAHTPRQLRVLPADQVLSPMAGSKKYHLNNSSVGSPRSCSNNNKQYCCLFCHSAAATSSPTSTLLGGMSHHLSPPVSPAAKHCSSVDEFHNSPVMSPCGGLGLGCLDQVHASTGGLMSYNEVVAELMSSLEAMKFHEAAAAAAASQKRWVDISFDVNMNYAAADDDLQQQQQQFILSPSTPSPSQPFGGGKGRGINFFDGDENWSSRNGSLLGFDRDTNMPIKNKEIINGGGFTSAADSDPDLGWVNDLLM